Below is a window of Colias croceus chromosome 15, ilColCroc2.1 DNA.
cataaatcatttttattgaattctcTTTTTATCCCCACAGCCGGAGAAATTCGTGAAGCTAGGTATCGAGCCACCAAAGGGTGTGTTATTGTTCGGCCCGCCCGGTACCGGCAAGACGTTGTGTGCGAGAGCAGTCGCTAATAGAACTGATGCCTGCTTCATTAGAGTTATCGGTAAGTGTGAAAGTGTTATTATCTTTCGACTGCTTATGTAAAGTATGTTCCTACCGGAGATTTCAGATTTAGTCGTGTGGATGATATTgcgctttttttaatatattttttacatgagGTGGCACAATATACATACTAGGTATGTTGTTAAGTGAGTCAGCTGAGTCTTGCAATATATACTATATTGCAAGAGCGTCGTcatcaaaaatatgtttttttatatgttattttatgtttactttaaaaaaaaaatgttacttaaCGTAATTTATGTTCTCGCGGCCAGATATAGGGTCGTAATATGGAAGTACTGCAAAAGTTCTAAATGatcattaaattatgttttccaTAATTATAGCTGAATTTGCTCGtggattataatttaaaattattacgatatctaatatatattataaaggcgaaagtttgtaagtatggatgtatggatgtttgttactctttcatgtaaaaactactgaaccgattacaatgaaatttagcacacatatagagggtaacatggattaacacataggatagtttttatcccggaaatctcacgggaacgggaactatgcgggttttcctttgcaaacgcgggcgaagccgtgggcggaaatctagttatttataatggtAAAGCCTTGAGAAATTTGAGTCAAACAAAATGGAGTGTAAAGAAAGAGTACCGCACATGAACTTCGTCGGTGTTCTGATACAACTCTCCAACATTATTCCATGGATCACAATGAACAACTATATTGGTTTGAGCTTACCAATAAGGCTACACGTTGTGGTACAATTTAtgctaaaaattttatattgtatattgtatgtGGAATAATCAAATGGTGAATAATGCTTTATAAACAGATAAATGATTTGTTTGTTACCCCTGtttctctattttttattctataactTGTGGTTAATTCCTGAATTGGAAATGACCCATTTTAAAAAGATAGTTTGCTTTAAAATCGTAGCATATAGCTtcgaatagaaataaatattacaccactaaaatattacacattaaaaaaatgtttaaaattaattccgcaatgttttatttttgtatttttttaaaactacacttaaaaatcttattttaattatctatttttaataggtTCTGAGCTGGTACAAAAGTACGTGGGCGAAGGAGCGCGTATGGTGCGCGAGTTGTTCGAAATGGCGCGAAGCAAGAAGGCGTGTCTCATTTTCTTTGATGAAATCGACGCCATTGGTGGAGCGAGGTGGGTGGTTCTTGTATTCAatgtggatttttttttaggttaaaaaAACTTGTGTGTTGTTGTTCTGTTACAGTTTGgttacttacttattttttttatgcatctttaataaaaacatgattAATTATAGTTCTATTTTACCAAATATTAGACAACAAAAgtctcttttttaaattacctacattaaaaagtcaattttttattttcaaattgaatTTCGCCCACATAGCCATCTTAGTTTAGCCATCATTTATGACAATCAGCTcatgatattatttaacatgtaactgtttttttttaatatatcaatgtttacatttttttatttagtatggAGAGTATGGATATTCACTGCACTTGAATACAGTCACTGTATGGCACAACTctcctataataatataattaaaatcacaATTTTCTTCTCTATTGGCACAAGTATTGCCAATAGGCATAAGGATTGTGGTACATTTTAGTGAtcgttacatttttttaaatacttatcactacatagtataatacaaagtcgctttctctgtccctatgtccatttgtatgcttaaatctttaaaactacgcaacggattttgatgcagtttttttaaatagatagagtgattcaagaggaaggttttagtatgtaatttattaggttttagacaaagcgggcgaagccgcgggcggtatgcgagttataaataaatgaacaactgtatagattataatagataaatctatatatttgttcatttatttatttttatttatcatactttattgtacaaaaggCGGCCTTGTTGCTACACAGCAACAAGTTACACAGTACAgtcacagttgacagatatgtactacgtacatacagttaggaaactaagcccctgcgatgaaattatgacgtataggtagctatagggctgttaccTTTTTGGTATTTAActgacttcaaaaataaaggaggaggttatcaattcggcttgtatatttctgtttgcttttttttcacagatgattttgtggtaattttgagattaaaacccgttaaaatacaaaaatggtgtacttagcctaaatatgaatttagaAGAAGAAACAATCCGTATAAATATaccttgtaaaagtaaatactttttttcagtgctatatttcgaaatcttgTTTTGTTATGGACGACCAAGGgtatttaatgtacctaaattatttatgatgcttgatatttgtatgatacatatattcaataataattattttaaaccagaattaacaatacttgtatgtaggtatacctactaaattatttttaaaacgataaattaaattaaattaaaaaacacaaaatatgcaaaaataaattaaaattattattatacgagcatagaatgtatataaatacctttttgttttaggatgaaaaagaaaatagtttgacaggcttagtgattgacaaagtggtaaagtcacgtatcgataaaaatacaataattataatatctatctttttcttccctaatatttacgtaattatgcacataaatttaaacaagattttttaaaggtttccatttttttagattttcgtgctcttctagattgcgtaaaaaatagatacgatctttaaacagactggactcctaataggtactatttgcagctatcattttggtagaaaatatgtcaacataatttaaaactcatactgccactatagaaattaataaaattaactgcgttaaaaacaaccgacttcaaaaacggaaaagtaaaaaataaaaaagatttgatattattaattgctacatattatttagatgtgctatttattaaataggtttgatgtcggtgcacgggcttaatactaatcgcttagtgtttggcaccgacttcaaacctatttaataaatagcacatctaaataatatgtagcaattaataatatcaaatcttttttattttttacttttccgtttttgaagtcggttgtttttaacgcagttaattttatttaatactttttagtgtaattttcaacacgaatcaaacgagcccaaactcgataaagttgagtcaatatattactgagttcctatggccaccttccgattccatcatcaaatcagctctatgtcatgataatgtttcatcgctatccaatttacacacttatacaaaatttcagctcaatcggttaccgggaagtgaatcaaagttacttgctacattccaattaagtcatcgaatacagacaaaaatgctcataaaataaaaactactgggcctagccgaataaaatttttatgggaccaattcgacaccatcctgcatcgaacaaaaaaagaatcacgtaaatcggttcagaaacctcggagtaatcggtgtacatacataaaaaaaaaaaaaaaaaaaaaaaatataccggccgaattgataacctcctcctttttttgaagtcggttaaaaaatagtctcttttttacttgtagtcagatacggtatttacaaatatatttattgaaagggctacaaactgaaacaatcgatatttatttaatgtgaaatgacatcactttaaacttttttctatactatGTATCTTTGTcattcaaaatctgtggatgtgtcacccgctactatcgatccccctcaataccctcCTAAACACGCTTGATGgggggggagccatttcgaacattttgtatgaagtttccttaatgtatgtatctgtatattgtggtaCAGTTTAAGCGATAACGcaaatatataacatatttaagtatatagatttgtttatttcatatgGAGAGTAAAGAAAGAACACCGCACGTGAATATAGTCGGTGTTTTGATACAACTCtcctatataaaatatttttaaaatcacaatATTTACACAGTCCACCTAATGGCACAAGTATTGctaataggtaggtaacaaGGTTGTGgtacattttatatgaattttttataaatttcatttgtAATAGAAAAAAAGATCGTGTGATCTTGCCAAAATCgttgccttactccatgacgtgacggtattgctatGACGCGACCTTTAAAATTCCATTACTAGCGACCAAACTGCCTTCCGCACATTTACTTTGTAAACTTGTAAAGAaaacaatatgtattttttgagaaagtttttaatacataaattcgTGTTTACATCAATATATTTACAAGACATACTGAAAAATTGCACGAAATGTAagtatacaaaatatgttgtGATGCAGATTCGATGATGGGGCCGGTGGTGATAACGAAGTGCAGAGAACCATGTTGGAGTTGATCAACCAGCTGGACGGGTTCGACCCACGTGGTAACATTAAGGTTAGATTATTATGGATGTACATAGATATATAGGGTGTTGTGATTGTTCGAAAAAAATTGAAGTGACAAGCTTGCCGCCGGTGACCGGTCGTGGTGGAAAACCCTGAGGGAGGcctttgtccagcagtggacgtcccACGGCTGACACGACGACTAGCTTGCAtctttgtataaatattttcattttcatatttaggTTTCATTACTACAGTTTTATAATGTTGCTTACAAATAGCACAATTAATTAAGTAACAGgctacaaacaaaatttataacataGCTATATCTTCTTTATTGTGTATGATACTTATTTAATCACAATGcattgtattcaatttattatgttgttacaTATTGTAAACTTGAAAGATTTGATAGAATGAAAGTCAAATTATCTGAAAAAAATTGCAACTTTTTTCGCTGACCCTACCCTCAAAACTAACTAAAAACTCCTATCCAGGTGCTAATGGCCACAAATCGTCCGGACACACTAGACCCCGCCCTCATGAGGCCCGGTCGTCTGGACCGCAAGGTGGAGTTCGGTCTCCCGGACCTGGAGGGTCGAGCGCATATATTCCGCATACACGCGAGGTCCATGAGCGTGGAGAGGGATATACGTTTCGATCTGTTGGCCAGATTGTGCCCTAATTCTACGGGAGCCGAAATTAGGTAAGTTGTTAAAAATCAATAGATAATACCAATAGGTGaagttaaatttcattttctatAGATTGTCTATAAACAATGTAAggtttacttttaatataacaCTTAATTATACTCCTAAAAATAGCTGATGTAACAactaataatactataatttttattatagatttaactTTGTGAAATAATGTTGGCTTAGTTACcattaaattcaaaaattatttatttggaacAAAACATTAAGGCTACTTACATGTTCAttctaatctatacttaatattataaagctgaagagtttgtttgtttgaacgcgctaatctcaggaactactggtccgatttgaaaaattatttcggtgttagacagCCCATATATCGAGGCAGGCTATAgactattatatcatcacgctaagaccaataggaacGGAGCATCGCGGGaaaaaccgcggggcatagCTAGTATCAGTAATATCTTTGTAATACATGTTTTCACAGCTTCCTGATTCTTATTACCTAAATTTGTTTACCTTACCCGTCAGTTATAACGacaaataatgtatgaaaattttcGTCCAAAAGTGTCAAATAAGCTATCAGGAATATTATCAGCAAGTCCTAAATGttattaatcaataatttttttataggtCGGTATGTACCGAAGCGGGTATGTTCGCGATCCGCGCTCGCCGCAAAGTGGCCACAGAGAAGGATTTCCTAGAAGCAGTCAATAAGGTCATCAAGAGCTATGCCAAGTTCTCCGCTACTCCAAGATACATGACCTACAATTAATCTAGAATCAATATATTGTGAATTATTCATACATtaaacgatgttttatttttgaacaccCTGTAcctttagttattttgaataaagtaaattaaaagtattaaaaaggtaaataaaagGATACCAGctgaattgagaacctcctcctttttttgaagtcggttacaaacgtGTCGAGTTTGTCGGTAGACGGtaactgaatttattttttcttataataaactagaatAACTTCGTGAAATAACTCTTATTTCACGaagttattttagttattctgctaattatttaattaaaatatcaacgtTCGAAAACATTACAGAATATATCGTATTTGCTacccattttttttttaatttatatttaaatagtaaatcaatacatttaatgataaaaaattgtaaagtaGTTTAACGGACGAACTCActaaaaataagattaaattttgtcgttacatattaaattacgtaCGTACGcacgtaatttttaaaatatcttagaGAAATTGATGACATCACAATTTTAGGTCTGCGATTGAATATACTCTGTGGTTTGTCaagttacaattattaataaattcggaCTACCCTCATTCACAATTATTGAAACTTATTTCAACCGCTAAGTAAAGGCGTTTTCGgtgttttcttaaattatattgataatttttaagaaaagcATATTAAGATAAAACAATATGACGAAAACGGTAAGTACTGATTCTCATAACTATACgaaataatagaatatttatCTCTTGTATGTTAAAACAATTCATTGATttgacttttataatattatgatcacaGATTATGATAAATTATCAAGTCACATTGGATTACAAATCTTTCTATTTGAACTGaattcaaaatatgtaaattgtaaatccTTCCTTATAGAAATGTAGAAAATCGTTctcttgaaataatttttaggacgCTTACTCCGATGTGGTTGAATTATGCGCATTACTGCAATGTTTGGGTTTTGGTGTAAAATCATTGGATACGAGAGATGGAAACATGAGTCAAGAAGTTGGTGCCAAAACTATTACTATAAATTGCCAGGTACgtgttttaaaaaatgaaatttgttattacaaaattttcataataacaattaaagaactgagtaagtatatattcgattcatattgttattacatacaCTAGCTGTTCCTCACGGTTTTACCCGCCTCTTTCCGTTCATTTCTGTTTTAGCGTGAGAATTAGCCTTAGCcttcgataaataggctatctagcAGTGAAATAACTTTAcaaatcggacccgtagttcctgagatttgcGCGTACAAACCATCTTTACAACtatattatatgagtatagatTTCTTAATTATgataggtataattataattacaggCCTCTGGACTCCTAGTTGTTATGGAAAGCACAGACGCATCTTGCTCCTGTCCAATAAATGCTAACGAAAGCAACAGTGGATTTTGGCAGGTTTCTGGTGTAGCGGGTGGTAAACAATCAAATAAGGTGACGTTATTCTTTGGAgatatttagtaggtatattataggGATTGGTTTGTCTTTGAAGTCGTCCTAATAACGGCTGgcgctggaccgattttaattaaatttttatgtggaGTCGagaatgatttatttttaaactcaaaactcaaactcaaactcaaactcatttATTTGGCACCAATTTTGACaaacaatgtaattaaataaaaaacgaacaaaaagaagaaatacaaaataaaaataaaattaaaattaaaagcaaaTAAAGTTAATGTGATGCCAAAAGggaatttacaattattttgcaaTTCGAATGCAAGTTAAGAAAATGctcgttttaaatttatatcaatcgtttatatcatttttttagGAAAGTGGTAGCGGTATATTGGGAAGTCTTCCGAGAGCACAACGCGATCGGTTAACTAAAGAATTACaggatattataaaattcataaaagaACACAATGAGACAGAAGCTGATAAGCCTAAGGAAGGCAATAAGTCCACTAGTATGATAGAACTGAAGACACCTGAGAAACGGTAAATACTTAATAcattaatctttttttatacttacgttattttatacttacgttatatattatatttattagatattttatacttacgttactttacgttatttatgaattaaataggtacgtttAGCATTTAAGTGTAAGTATTACACCGTTCTTTACATTTCCGCAAAAGTAAGTTTAAACCCTGTTTGTACCTAGCTATCGAAACAAAACCCTTAGCACTTTAAACagataataactaataagaaCTTTGttttctgtaaaatattactgaaaaaatgaaataaactattgtttattgaaaaaatgaaataaactattgtctagactatttcattgtttcatGTGTTCATATTATTGTCGGGGCTTGTTATATGCGGGtgtaataaaagataaatatatatgCAAAGGTTActtatatttcaataactacatacttatatttatttgtaacttatgtacctaattaaaatttaacctATGCGACCAACCCGCGTTCCGACAAGCCCATAACTGTTCATGCATAGCGCACGAACTGTTTATATACGAGTTACCGTGTGTGCTTTCTTTGTATTACACTTGAAATTCGATAGCTCGTAAATTGGCTTGTCGTCGCTACATTATGTAATAGATATTTCCGTTTTTAGACATTTCCAACTGAAATCTGAAACACCAGCTCGTTATCGTTCCTTGGACACGTTGACTGCAACAGAGGACGGACCTCAGTCGCTGCCGGCCCCAGGTCTCTTACAAAGACAACTTTTAAATGAACACCATGACGCAAACATCGAGAAAAAGGTAAAATATGTTGTGGCTTATCCtatcctaatattataaatttaaaaattgtgaaagttaggatggatgtttgttattctttcacgcagatactactgaaccgattactaTGAAATCTGGTGTGTAGGTAGCTTATCCCAGatatccc
It encodes the following:
- the LOC123697690 gene encoding 26S proteasome regulatory subunit 7, encoding MPDHLGDDMRKVKDDKEEPEKEIKSLDEGDIALLKSYGQGQYTKIIKEVEEGIQTVMKRVNELTGIKESDTGLAPPALWDLAADKQTLQNEQPLQVARCTKIINADSNDPKYIINVKQFAKFVVDLADSVAPTDIEEGMRVGVDRNKYQIHIPLPPKIDPTVTMMQVEEKPDVTYSDVGGCKEQIEKLREVVETPLLHPEKFVKLGIEPPKGVLLFGPPGTGKTLCARAVANRTDACFIRVIGSELVQKYVGEGARMVRELFEMARSKKACLIFFDEIDAIGGARFDDGAGGDNEVQRTMLELINQLDGFDPRGNIKVLMATNRPDTLDPALMRPGRLDRKVEFGLPDLEGRAHIFRIHARSMSVERDIRFDLLARLCPNSTGAEIRSVCTEAGMFAIRARRKVATEKDFLEAVNKVIKSYAKFSATPRYMTYN